The sequence below is a genomic window from Novosphingobium sp. KACC 22771.
GCATGCCCGGTTTCATCGCGGGCCTCACCACGGCCAATTGCGTCGAAATGATCGATTATTACGCGGGCGCCGTGATGCGGATCGAGGGCACCACCACCGCCCCGCCGCGCCATATTGCCGCCGAGACCGAGGCGCTGACCTATACTCTGCGTGAACCGGTGGGCGTGGCCGGGCTGATCGTGCCGTGGAATGTGCCGCTGTCCACCGCGATCCTGAAGCTGGCGCCTGCGCTGGCGGCGGGCTGCACCGTGGTGATGAAGCCCAGCGAGGAAACCCCGCTTTCGGTGCTGGCGCTGGGGCAGATGATTCTGGATGCCGGGTTCCCGGCAGGCGTCGTCAATATCGTCAATGGTTTTGGCGGGGATTGCGGCGCGGCGCTGGCCGAGCATCTTGGCGTGGACAAGATCAGCTTCACCGGATCGACCGTGACCGGCAAGAAGATCGTGCAGGCAGCGCTTGGCAACCTCAAAAAGGTCAGCCTCGAACTGGGCGGCAAATCGCCTGTCGTGGTGATGCCGGACGCCGATCTGGCGCTGGCCGTGCCGGGCGTCGCGCTGGCCACTTTCTTCCTTCAGGGCCAGAACTGCATGGCGGGCACGCGCATCTTTGCGCATGAGTCGATCCATGACGCGCTGGTCGAGGGCGTGGCGGCCTTTGCTGCGGGTATGAAGCTGGGCCACGGGCTGGGCCCGGCCACAATGCAGGGGCCGATGATTTCCGACGCGCACAGCGCCAAGGTGATGTCCTATATCGAGGCTGGCAAGGCGGCGGGCGCCACGCTGGTCTGCGGCGGGGAAAAGCTGGATCGTCCCGGCAATTTCATCCCGCCCACAATCTTTGCCGATTGCCGTCCCGATATGTCGATCGTGCGCGATGAAATCTTTGGCCCGGTCATGGCGGTGCAGAAATTCGCCACCACTGATCTGGACGAGATTGCCGATCTTGCCAATGACACGCCCTTCGGCCTGTCGGGCAGCGTGTGGACCAGCGATCTGTCCACCGCGCACCGCATGGTCAAGCGCATCCGCGCGGGCCATGTCTCGATCAATTGCCATGGCGCGGTGGGCACCAACATCCCGTTTGGCGGCTTTGGCCAATCGGGCTGGGGCCGTGAATTTGGCCGGGAAGGGCTGGACGCCTATCTCGAAACAAAGGCCGTTACGGCCCGGCTGTAATCGGAAAGGGGCGGGTTCATTCCCGCCCCTTTTGCTTTAGGCGCTGCCTACGGGCGCGCCATTGGACAGATCGTGGCTGATCGCCGCAGCGGTGGCCTTCAGATCATCCAGATAGCGTTCGAGCGCGGTCGATAGCTTCATCGCGGCGACGAAAAACGCCAGCGTGATCGCCGCCTCGAAATGGCCGTTGCGGAACACCGGCACCGCGATGGACGAGGTTTTGCCCGGCGTCAGATTGTGGTGATTGCGCCCCTGCACCGCATAGCCTTCGGTGCGGATGCGTTCGACATCAAGGCCGACCTCGGCGGTGGCCAGATAGTTGAGGTCGATATCCTGCGACACGCGCATGAAGCGCAGGATCATCTCGCGATCCTCGTCATCGGCAAAGGCCATCGACACCTTGCCCGAGGCGCTGTCCAGAATGGGCAGGGTGAAGCCGGGGTAGTAATGTTCGAAAGTCAGCGAGGAATTGGCATGGGTGGAATCGCGCAGCATCATGTCGCGGCCTACCCGGATCGCCACCGACACCGGCCAGCCCACCCGCCGCGTCAGCGCCACGATATGGGGCCGCGCGATACGCACCAGTTCATCGTCATGCTGAAACCCGGTGGCCAGCGTTTGCACCAGCGCGGTGGCGCGGTAACGCTTACGGGCCGGCTCCTGCTCGATCAGGCCTTCATACAACAGCGTCTGCACGATGCGGCAGGCGGTGGGATAGGGGACCTGACTCGCCTTCGCGATTTCCATCATCGAAAGCGAGCCGTGGCGATTGATGGCTTTCAGCGCGGCGATTGACCGCGTGATCGACCGAATGGGAACACCCTTTTCCATGACCGTTTCTCCCGTGAAACTCTTGTGTCGCAAGAGTGTCAGGAGATTGTCATTTTTCCGAAATCGACGCCAGTTTATCCGACAGGCGGATACGCAGTCTGGCGTATATCCATTTACGCCCCCGGAATGACCACCTGGCGAATGGCCGCGCCGCTGGCCAATTTGTCCATCAAGCTGTTGATTTCGGACAGCGGGCTGATCGAGGTCAGCAGCTTTTCCACCGGCAGGCGCCCTGCGCGCCACAAGGCGATATAGCGCGGGATATCGCGCGAAGGGATCGAGGAACCCATATAGCTGCCCATCAGCGTCTTGCCGTCGGCCACCAGACTGAGCGCGTTGATGGAGAGCGACTCGGAAGGGTTGGGCAGACCGACCGTCACGATTCGCCCGCCGCGCCGCGCCGCCTGATAGGCGGTGGCCAGCACGGCGGCCTTGCCCACGGTTTCAACCACGACATCGGCCCCGCGCGCGGCCTCTTCATCGCCCGGCGCAAAGGCGCCCGCCGCGCCCAGTTCCAGCGCCAGTGCACGTTTTTCCGCGCTGGGGTCGACAGCATAGACCGGCTGCGCACCCGACGCCAAAGCGCCCAGAAGCGCGGCCAGACCCACCCCGCCAAGGCCGTAGATCAGCACGCTCTCACCGGGGCGCACCGCCGCGGTGTTCATCACCGCACCCACCCCGGTCAACACCGCGCAGCCGAACAGCGCGGCGGTTTCGGCCGGAATGTCGGCGTCCACCTTGACCACGCTGCGCCGGTCCACCACGGCATGGCTGGCAAAGGCCGAGACGCCCAGATGGTGATGGACATGCGCGCCATCACACGACAGGCGATGGCCCCCGCGCATCAATTCGCCCCGCCCGTTGGCGGCCGCACCATTGGGGCAGAGGTAGCCCTCGCCCGATTGACACGCGACGCATTGGCCGCAGGAGGGCAGGAACACCAGCACCACCCGGTCGCCTACGGCAATGTCGCGCTCGTTCGGGTCGCCCAGCGCCACCACCGTCGCCGCTGCCTCATGCCCCAGCGCCATCGGCATCGGGCGGGGGCGGTCCCCGTTGATGACCGACAGGTCCGAGTGGCACAGGCCCGCCGCATCAATCCGCACCAGCAATTCGCCGGGCAGCGGATCGGCCAGTTCGACCGATTTCACATCCAGCGGCTTGCCGGTGCCATAGGGGGCGGGGTTATTGCCGCTCTGATGCAGCACAGCGGCGGTAATGGTCTGGCTCATGGTCTTACTTCGCCCACTTCTTTTCAAAATCCCAGACTTCGTTAAAGCCGATCAGGCCGCAGAATTCCTTGAAGTTGAAAATGCCTTCGGGCTCGCCAATGCCGTGATCCTTGAGATCGCGCAGGCACTTTTCCATGGCCGTGGCCGCCACCAGCGAGGTCAGCGAGGGATAGATGGCATAGGCATAGCCGATCTCTTCCAGAACGCTGGCGTTGGGGATCGGGGTCGAGCCGCCATTGGCCATATTGGCCATCACCGGCTTTTCAAACAGCGAGCAGGCCTTGGCCATTTCCTCTTCGCTTTCCAGCGCTTCGGGGAAGATTACATGGGCGCCGGCCTTGTCATAGGCCTCCATGCGGCGCATCAGCGCGTCAAAGCCTTCGCTCTGGCGCGCGTCGCTGCGGGCGATGATGAGGAAGTCCTCGCTCTCGCGCGCGGCGACGGCGACCTTGATCTTGTCGACCATATCCTCGACCGGGATGCAGCGGCGGAAGGGCGTGTGCCCGCACTTCTTGGGGAATTCCTGGTCTTCGAGCTGGATGCAGGTGACGCCTGCGGCTTCATAGCCCTTGACGGTGTGATGCACGTTGAGCAGCCCGCCATAGCCGGTGTCGCCATCGGCGATCACCGCGCTGTTGCTGGTGCGCACCAGCGTGGTCATGCGGTTGAGCATTTCGGTATAGGTGGCGATGCCGGCGTCCGGCAGGCCCCAGGCGCTGGCCGTCAGCCAGTAGCCGGTGCCATAGACGATGTCGAAGCCCACCTTGTTGGCGATGGCGGCGGTGATCATGTCCTGAATGCCGGGCACGACAAAGAATTTGCCGCTTTCCAGCTTTTGGCGAAGGATAGGATTAGCCATTTTGTTCTTCCTGCAATGGTAGATCGGCCCCGGAAGCTATGCGCTGCCGGGGCCGGAATAGATTAGGCAATGGTGGCCCACTTGGGCGCCTGCGGCGCGGGCAGGCCGGTTTCGGCCAGACAATTCGCCCGCAGCGTTTCCAGATCCGGGCCAAAGTTGAAGGTTTCGATCGGGCCGCGCTCGGCGCGCATTTTGGCGCGCAGAGCCTCGGTGGCGGCCTCATCGACCGCACCATCGACCAGCACTACGCCATAACGCAGCGCGCCCTTTTCGGTCACCAGCCCCTGCGCCAGTTCCTTGGCCAGCAACGCGGGATCGCGATCCAGCGGGTCGCCCCAGCCGCCGCCGCCCCAGGTGATGAAGTGCAGGCGATCCCCGGCTTCCACCGGATAATCCTCCAGCTTGTTGCCGACAACGATCTCGGTGCCGTCCTTCTTGACCAGAACCTTGCGCGCGCGGGCGCCCGGTTCGCCGCCGTTCACGCCCCAGGGCGGCACGAACCAGCGGTCGTCATGGATGGCGATCACGCCGTCCTCAAGGAAGCGATAGACCATGTCGATGCCGTTGCCGCCGCGATGCAGACCGGCGCCGCCCGAGTCGGCCACCGTTTCATAACGCTCGATGATCAGCGGGAAGTAGCGTTCGAGGAATTCGTTGGGCACGTTGGTGAAGCCGGGGAAGAGCGAATGCCCGTCCGGCCCGTCGCCCATCGGGCGACCCGGAATGCCGCCAAAGCCGATCTGGAACAACTGGAACCACTTGCCCGCCTTGTCCGTGCCCGCATAGAACAGGTGGGGCGAGGACGAGAAACCGGCAGCGTTGAGGAATTCCGGTGTCTTCTGGCCCAGCAGACCGCCAAGAATGTCGAACAGGCGGCCCAGGACGTGGGTACGGCCCGACAGCGCGGCGGGGAACTTGGGCTTGAGCAACGAGCCTTCGGGGATGCGCACGTCAATGAGGTCGTAATAACCGTCGTTGAACAGGATCTGCGGATCGAAGACCATGATCATATAGATGCCGAAGAACATGCGCATCATGTTCTCGTTGAGCAGCATGTTGATCGAGGCCTGCGACTGGGGATCGGTGCCGTCAAAATCCAGCACCACGCGGCCGTTTTCGCGCCACATCGTGCACTTGATCTTGTACGGGCCAAACCCCATGCCGTCGTCGCAGATATAGTCCTCGAAGCTGACCTTGTCCTCGCCGATCGAGGTCTCGATCAGATGCTTCATCGCGCGGTAATTGCGCTCAAGCAGCAGGTCGGTGGCCGAGGTGAACATGTCGTCGCCAAAGCGCTCGGCCATTTCCACCACGCGGGCGGCGGCCACGCGGCAGCTTGCGATCAGCGCGTTAAGGTCCGCCTTGCACCAGTCGGCCGTGCGGCTCTGATGCATGACCAGCTTGATCAGGTCTTCGTTATAGACGCCCTTCTTCCAGATCTTGACGGGCGGGATGCGCACGCCTTCCTGAAAGATCGAGGTGGCATGGATCGGCATCGAGCCGGGGACCATGCCGCCGATGTCGCTCTGATGGCCGAACATCGAGGTATAGGCGATCAGGCGCCCGTCTTTGAACACGGGCAGCAGCACCAGCCAGTCGTTGCAGTGCGAGATCGCCCCGCCCACCGAATAGGGGTCGGACAGGAAGATCAGGTCGCCCTCTTCAACCGTGCCGTCAAACCCTTCGAGGAAGGGGCCGATATAGCTGCCGAACTGGCCCACGATCATGCGGCCCTGATAGTCGGCGATCAGCGGGAAGGCGTCGCCCTGTTCGCGGATGCCGGGCGACATGGCGGTGCGCACCAGCGTGGCGTCCATTTCGATACGGGCGTTGCGCAGGGCGTTTTCGATGATGTCCAGCGTGACCGGATCAACGGGCACGGTGGCAAAAGGCGTTTCATTGGCCTGAATGATCTGTGCGGGCATGGGTCTTGCCTCCTTCTCAGGCTTGCTTGACGAGGTCGGGGTTGATGAGGATGTTGCCGACGTGATCGACGGTGCCGTTGCAGCCCGCCTCGATCAGCGTGGTCGAGTCCATTTCGACGACGATGGCCGGGCCGGGGATGACATCGCCCGCCTGCAGCAGCGCGCGGTCATAGATCGCGGCCGGGACCATCGCGCCGTCGGCCCACAATTCATGATCGCGGATCTTGGCGCGGTCCAGATTGCCGTCCGACTGGGGCAACTTGGGCGCGGGCAGATCAAGCGCCGGACCCACGGCAACCGCGCGCAGGTTCACCAGCTCATGGGCCGAATCCATGTTGAAGGTGAAGAGACGCAGGTGTTCCGCATCGAAGCGGCCGGTCACCGCCTTGAGGCCGTCGCGGCGCAGCGTTTCCGGGTCGATCGAGAGCGGCACTTCAAAGGCCTGGCCTTCATAGCGCACGTCCAGTTCGAACAGGCTGGTGATGTCGGCCTCGGCAATGCCTTCGGCCAGCAGTTCGGCGCGGGTCTGGCGCGCCATTTCGTCGAGAACGGCGATCACGTCCTCTTCGGCGGTGTCGGCCACGCGCTTGGAGAAGGAGCGCGCCGTTTCCGTGCGCATCCGCGTGGTGGCATCGCCCAGAGCGCACAGCACGCCCGGCGAAACAGGCGAAACCGCAGGCCAGGAACCCGTCAGGCGGGCCACCGCGTTGACATGGAGCGGACCCGCGCCGCCAAAGCCCATCAGCGCAAAGTCGCGCGGGTCATAGCCCTGCTGCACCGAGATCATGCGCAGCGCGCCGAACATGTTTTCGTTGACGATGTCGATAATGCCGCGCGCGGCCTCCATCAACCCGATGCCCAGCGCGTCGGCGATGGTCTGCACCGCCTTCTTGGCGCCTTCGCGGTCCAACTGGAACGTGCCGCCCAGCAGGTTTTCGGGCAGATAGCCCAGCACCACATTGGCGTCCGTCACGGTAGGCAGCGTGCCGCCCTTCTGGTAGGCCACCGGGCCGGGCACGGCGCCCGCCGATTGCGGACCCACGCGCAGCGCTTTGGTCAGTTCGGGCACATAGGCGATCGAGCCGCCGCCCGCACCCACGGTCTTCACGTCCAGCGCCGAAGCGCGCACCTTGAGGTGGCCCACTTCGGTGTCGCGCTGGCGGCGGGCTTCAAGCCCTTCGATCAGCGCCACGTCGGTCGAGGTGCCGCCCACGTCCAGCGTCAGGATGTTCTTGATGCCCGAATTCTTGCCGACCCAGATCGCGCCGGTCACGCCGCCGGCCGGGCCCGACATCAGCAACGAAACGGGATGCTCTTCCGACTTTTCCGACGACATCAGACCGCCGTCCGAACGCAGCAGCGAGAGCGATCCGGCCATGCCCGCGCCGCGCAGCTTGTCGCGCAGGTTGCGGATATAGCGGCGCATCACCGGGCGCACGCTGGCATTGGCAACGGTGGTCAGCGTGCGCTCATATTCCTGCATTTCGGGCAGGACTTCATGAGAAAGCGAAACCGGGATTTCCGGCATGATCTCGGCGGCCAGTTCGCCCACGCGCTTTTCATGCGCGCCGTTCAGGTAGGCATTGACGAGGCTGACGGTCAGCGCCTGAACGCCGGCATCGCGCAGGGCGGTCAGCGAGGCGCGGATTTCATCGTCGTCGATGGGGCTGATTTCGTTGCCATCGGCATCCATGCGTCCGGCGATTTCCACCGTGTCCTGCAGCGCGGCCAGCGGCTCGGGCTTGGGCCACACGATCCAGCCTGCCAGACCGCCCGGCACAAAGCTGCGCGCGATCTGCATCACCTGGCGATAGCCCTGCGTGGTGATCAGGCCCACGCGCGCGCCCTTGCCTTCCAGCACGGCGTTGGTGGCCACCGTCGTCCCGTGCAGGAAGAATTCGACATCCGAAGGGCTGATCCCGGCCTTCTCGCAAATCGCGGTCACGCCGTTCAGAATGCCTTCCGAGCTGTCATGCGGCGTCGAAGGCGTCTTGTGGCGCCAGAATTTGCCGCTGGTCTGATCGAAAAGCAGGAGGTCGGTGAAGGTCCCTCCAACGTCTACACCCAATCGGTAGGTCATATTTTCCCCGGCTTCCTTTGGTTTCTTGCGCCGGCCTGATTCGGGCGGGAATGCCGTGACGGGCCGGATCCAAATGATATAATGCTATGACATAAATGTCAGCGCCAATGTGCATAAGGCGTAACGCAATCGCCGCGCTTGGCTCGGCGTTGGGCACGGACTATCCGCCAAGCGAATTTTTACCCTCGCCCAGTGGTCATTCCGGCGGGCCATGGGCAGGTTTGGCGTCAAGGCGGACGCGCCAATTATGGAGAAAGTATCGATGGCCCTTGATCTGAACACGCTGCGCAGCGATTCGCGCGAATTTCTGGCCCGGCGCGGCGCGGGCGAGGGCCTGTTTATCGCAGGGCGCTGGCAAAAGGCCGAAGGCGGGCGCACGCTGCCCACAGTGGACCCGGCCACCGGAACGCAGACCGCCGAAATCGCCGCGGCCAGCACCGCCGATGTCGAGGCCGCTGTTGAAGCCGCCCGCGCCGCGCTGCCCGCATGGCGCGCCACCGTGCCGGTTGAGCGTGCGCGCATCCTCTGGAAGATCGCGGACCTCATCGAAGCCCATATTGACGAGCTGGCCGAGCTGGAAACGCTCGATCAGGGCAAGCCGCTCTATGTCGGCCGCTGGGCCGAAATTCCGGGTGCCGTCAACCAGTTCCGCTTCTTTGCGGGGCAGGCGATGACCATCGAGGGCAACACGATCGAAAGCTCGATCAATTATCAGCCCGCAGGCAAGCAGATGCGCAGCTGGACTGTGCGCGAAGCCGTCGGCGTGGTGGCGGCCATTGTGCCGTGGAATTCGCCGCTGGTGCTGACCGCGATGAAGCTGGCCCCGGCGCTGGCGGCGGGCTGCACCATCGTGCTGAAACCGGCCGAGGACACCAGCCTGACCGCGCTGCGTCTGGCTGAGCTGATGGCGGAGGCGGGCGTGCCTGCAGGCGTGCTCAATGTCGTGACCGGGCTGGGCAGCGAGACCGGCGCGGCGCTGGCCAACCATCCCGGCGTGGACAAGGTGGCCTTTACCGGCTCGACCGCCACGGGCCGGGCCATTCTGGACGCGGCCAAGACTAATTTCAAGCGCGTGACGCTGGAGCTTGGCGGCAAATCGCCCTCGATCGTGATGCCGGACGCCGATCTCGATCTGGCGACTCCGGGCGTGGCCAATGCGATCTTCTTCAATGCGGGTCAGGTCTGCATCGCGGGCAGCCGTCTTTATGTCCACCGCTCGATCCATGATCAGGTGGTCGAGGGCGTCGCCAATTATGCCAAGAGCATCAAGATGGGCCACGGCCTGTTGCCCGACACCCAGATGGGCCCGGTGGTATCGGCCCGCCATGCCGAGCGCGTCGAAGGCTTCCTGACCCGCGCCAAGGCGCAGGGCGCGACCATGCTGGCGGGCGGCGAACGCAGCGGCGAGGCAGGCACCTTCATCGCCCCGACCGTGGTGGTCGACGTCAAGCCTGACTTCGAAATCGTGCGCGAGGAGGTCTTCGGCCCGGTTCTGGTGGCGCAGGCCTTTGACGATGTCGAGGAAGTGATCGCGGCGGCCAATGCCAGCGAATACGGCCTTGCCGCCAGCGTGTGGACCGAGAGCCTGAGCCATGCCCATCGCATGAGCAGCGACATTCGCGCCGGAACCGTGTGGATCAATTGCCATGCGATGTATGACGCTGCGCTGGCCATCGGCGGGGTCAAGGCCTCGGGTTGGGGCCGCGATTCCGGCAAGCAGGCGATGGACAATTACCTTGAATGGAAGACCGTCTGCGCGGTTGTCTGATCTGATCTGCCCGCTGGGCGGACAGGGCGGGGCGGGGCGTTGTGAATATGCCCTGCCCCGCCAGCTTTCCCTTTCCAGTCGAAAGGGAGAATTTCCATGCGGGCCCGAAAACCCAAGCCGTTCCGTCGTCTGTTGCCCATTCTGCTGTGTGCCGCAGCCTCGCCCGCGATGGCGCAGGGCACATCCTGTCAGAAACCATGGTTCACCCCGCAGGCCCCGCCGGTGCAATCCTTCGAGGTGCTTCCTGATGGCCGGGTGACGTTCCGCCTCTGCGCGCCGCTGGCCCATGAAGTGCTGGCCACCAGTTCGGACGCGGGCGAGGTGATCCCGATGGGCTTTCCGGTGGGCACGCCGCAAGGGCTTGTGCTGACCCGCGACGATACCGGATTGTGGAGCGGCACCACGGCCAAACCGTTCAAACCCGGCCCCTATCGCTATGCCTTCCGCGTCGATGGGGTTCGCACCGCCGATCCCTATGCGCAGGTATTCTCACGCACCCGCTATGGCATAGAGGCGGTGCTGGAAGTGCCCGGCAGCCAGTTTCAGGCCTGGGACGCAAACCTGCCCCATGGCGCGGTGGCCAGCCTGGATTACTGGTCGGCCTCGTTGAAGGCGCGGCGGCGGGCGCATGTCTATACTCCGCCCGGCTATGAAAAGGGCGGCAATCAGCGCTATCCGGTGCTCTATCTGGTCCATGGCGCGGGCGATAATGATGAAAGCTGGACCGGGATCGGCCATGCGAACCAGATCCTTGACCGCCTGATCGCGGCGGGCAAGGTCAAGCCGATGATCGTGGTCATGCCCGATGGCCATACGCCCGACGCGGCCCGCGCGATTGATTTCCACGCGCATGATTTCGGCGATGATCTGACCCGCGACCTGATCCCCCTGATCGACCGCACCTATCGCACCACGCCGACCGCCGATGCGCGGGCCATGGCGGGTCTGTCGATGGGCGGTTCGCACACGATCCGCGAAGGGCTGACCCGCCCCGGCACTTTCCACTGGATCGGCATCTTCTCAATGGGCGTGGGCATCGGCAGCCAGACCGGCGTCGATCCCAAGCGCATCGAGGAATATGCCACCGAAAATGCCGCCTCGCTCAAACAGGCCGGACGCGCCATGCGTCTGGTCTATTTCGCGATGGGCAAGGAGGATTTCCTTTATGCCTCGGTCGAGCCCACCCGCGCGGTGTTTGACCGTTTCGGCATTGCCCATGTCTATCACGAGAGCGAGGGCGGGCACACCTGGATGAACTGGCGCGACTATCTTGCCGATTTCGCGCCCCGCCTGTTCAAATAGGCCTGTTCACACTGGCGCCTTAGGCCGCCGCGCCTGCGCGCGCGGCGGCCAATTTGCCTTCGTCCAGATCATAGAGATAAAGAAACACCGCATTGATCAGGAACATCGCGGCCGGGATCACCGCATAGCCCATCGTCAAGGCAAAGATGGCGCTTTCAGGCTGGGGCACCAGCTTGCCGCCGAACGTGGGAATATAATGCGCCGCGCGCAGGAAAATGCCCAGCACCGCCACGCCCAGCGCAAAGCTGGCCTTTTCCAGCACGGCCGCGGTGGAGGAGAGCAGGCCCTCGCGCCCCATGCCGGTGATGACGCGGTCATAGACCATCGTATCGCCCAGCATCGAGATCGACATCAGGATCAGCGCCCCTGACCCCAGACCGGAGAAGATCCCGCGCACGATGAGTTCGCTGTTGCCCGGCGCGTGGGGCGTGGCCAGCCAGCTCAGGGCCGTGGCGCAAAAGATGAAAACGCCGATCAGATAGGTGACCCGCTTGCCCACTTTCTTGCCGCTCCACACCCACAGCGGCATGGACAGCGCGGTGGCGATGTTCTGGATCGAGGTCAGCAGGATCTGGCCGCCATAGCCCATGCCCAGCACGTTGAGCAGGAACAGCAGGCCGCAAGACCCCATGCTTGCAAAGGCGAGGAACTGAAAAACCTTGGCCCCCAGCAGCAGCATGTAGGGCCGGTTGCGCGTCATCAGCGCAATCTGGCGCGGCAGCGACAGCGGGGGCGGGGCGTCGGCGTGGGCTTCCTCGGCATGGGTCGCCGGAACGGAGAGCACCGTGGCCGTCATCGCGCCAAAGATCACCAGCGCCATCACCAGCCCCATCGTGGCATAGGCCGGGCCGCCTGCGCCGCCCGCCTTGATGATTGCCGCCGTGCCCGCCGTTGCCAGCATCTGGCCGATCGAAACGAATACCGTGCGGAAGGAGAGCAGCCGCGTGCGTTCGGCAAAGCCGTCGGTCAATTCGGCGGGCAGCGCCATATAGGGCACGGCAAAGAGGGAATAAGCGGTTGAATAGATGATCTGCGCGGCGATCATATAGGCAATCAGCGCGGTCTGACCCATGGCCGGAGGCGCAAACAGCATCAGGAACGAGGCGGCCGAAAGGATAGCGCCGATCAGCATGAACGGACGGCGGCGACCCCATTTGCTGCGGCTTTTGTCGCTCATCGAACCGATGATCATATCAACCACCGCGTCATAGAGCTTGGCCCCCATCATCAGATAGCCCGCGATTTCGGGCGATTGGCCCAGTACCGTGG
It includes:
- a CDS encoding hydantoinase B/oxoprolinase family protein yields the protein MPAQIIQANETPFATVPVDPVTLDIIENALRNARIEMDATLVRTAMSPGIREQGDAFPLIADYQGRMIVGQFGSYIGPFLEGFDGTVEEGDLIFLSDPYSVGGAISHCNDWLVLLPVFKDGRLIAYTSMFGHQSDIGGMVPGSMPIHATSIFQEGVRIPPVKIWKKGVYNEDLIKLVMHQSRTADWCKADLNALIASCRVAAARVVEMAERFGDDMFTSATDLLLERNYRAMKHLIETSIGEDKVSFEDYICDDGMGFGPYKIKCTMWRENGRVVLDFDGTDPQSQASINMLLNENMMRMFFGIYMIMVFDPQILFNDGYYDLIDVRIPEGSLLKPKFPAALSGRTHVLGRLFDILGGLLGQKTPEFLNAAGFSSSPHLFYAGTDKAGKWFQLFQIGFGGIPGRPMGDGPDGHSLFPGFTNVPNEFLERYFPLIIERYETVADSGGAGLHRGGNGIDMVYRFLEDGVIAIHDDRWFVPPWGVNGGEPGARARKVLVKKDGTEIVVGNKLEDYPVEAGDRLHFITWGGGGWGDPLDRDPALLAKELAQGLVTEKGALRYGVVLVDGAVDEAATEALRAKMRAERGPIETFNFGPDLETLRANCLAETGLPAPQAPKWATIA
- a CDS encoding hydantoinase/oxoprolinase family protein, whose amino-acid sequence is MTYRLGVDVGGTFTDLLLFDQTSGKFWRHKTPSTPHDSSEGILNGVTAICEKAGISPSDVEFFLHGTTVATNAVLEGKGARVGLITTQGYRQVMQIARSFVPGGLAGWIVWPKPEPLAALQDTVEIAGRMDADGNEISPIDDDEIRASLTALRDAGVQALTVSLVNAYLNGAHEKRVGELAAEIMPEIPVSLSHEVLPEMQEYERTLTTVANASVRPVMRRYIRNLRDKLRGAGMAGSLSLLRSDGGLMSSEKSEEHPVSLLMSGPAGGVTGAIWVGKNSGIKNILTLDVGGTSTDVALIEGLEARRQRDTEVGHLKVRASALDVKTVGAGGGSIAYVPELTKALRVGPQSAGAVPGPVAYQKGGTLPTVTDANVVLGYLPENLLGGTFQLDREGAKKAVQTIADALGIGLMEAARGIIDIVNENMFGALRMISVQQGYDPRDFALMGFGGAGPLHVNAVARLTGSWPAVSPVSPGVLCALGDATTRMRTETARSFSKRVADTAEEDVIAVLDEMARQTRAELLAEGIAEADITSLFELDVRYEGQAFEVPLSIDPETLRRDGLKAVTGRFDAEHLRLFTFNMDSAHELVNLRAVAVGPALDLPAPKLPQSDGNLDRAKIRDHELWADGAMVPAAIYDRALLQAGDVIPGPAIVVEMDSTTLIEAGCNGTVDHVGNILINPDLVKQA
- a CDS encoding zinc-binding dehydrogenase translates to MSQTITAAVLHQSGNNPAPYGTGKPLDVKSVELADPLPGELLVRIDAAGLCHSDLSVINGDRPRPMPMALGHEAAATVVALGDPNERDIAVGDRVVLVFLPSCGQCVACQSGEGYLCPNGAAANGRGELMRGGHRLSCDGAHVHHHLGVSAFASHAVVDRRSVVKVDADIPAETAALFGCAVLTGVGAVMNTAAVRPGESVLIYGLGGVGLAALLGALASGAQPVYAVDPSAEKRALALELGAAGAFAPGDEEAARGADVVVETVGKAAVLATAYQAARRGGRIVTVGLPNPSESLSINALSLVADGKTLMGSYMGSSIPSRDIPRYIALWRAGRLPVEKLLTSISPLSEINSLMDKLASGAAIRQVVIPGA
- a CDS encoding IclR family transcriptional regulator domain-containing protein, with amino-acid sequence MEKGVPIRSITRSIAALKAINRHGSLSMMEIAKASQVPYPTACRIVQTLLYEGLIEQEPARKRYRATALVQTLATGFQHDDELVRIARPHIVALTRRVGWPVSVAIRVGRDMMLRDSTHANSSLTFEHYYPGFTLPILDSASGKVSMAFADDEDREMILRFMRVSQDIDLNYLATAEVGLDVERIRTEGYAVQGRNHHNLTPGKTSSIAVPVFRNGHFEAAITLAFFVAAMKLSTALERYLDDLKATAAAISHDLSNGAPVGSA
- a CDS encoding isocitrate lyase/PEP mutase family protein is translated as MANPILRQKLESGKFFVVPGIQDMITAAIANKVGFDIVYGTGYWLTASAWGLPDAGIATYTEMLNRMTTLVRTSNSAVIADGDTGYGGLLNVHHTVKGYEAAGVTCIQLEDQEFPKKCGHTPFRRCIPVEDMVDKIKVAVAARESEDFLIIARSDARQSEGFDALMRRMEAYDKAGAHVIFPEALESEEEMAKACSLFEKPVMANMANGGSTPIPNASVLEEIGYAYAIYPSLTSLVAATAMEKCLRDLKDHGIGEPEGIFNFKEFCGLIGFNEVWDFEKKWAK
- a CDS encoding aldehyde dehydrogenase family protein; translation: MNVLPFDGHAIAPETAAFLGQQHRLLIDGAWVDGSGEHVTRDPATGLELARFATGGAAEVDAAVAAARRAFHGAWGRMTVSDRTAILFRLARIMEANAQLLTELDIVDNGMPGFIAGLTTANCVEMIDYYAGAVMRIEGTTTAPPRHIAAETEALTYTLREPVGVAGLIVPWNVPLSTAILKLAPALAAGCTVVMKPSEETPLSVLALGQMILDAGFPAGVVNIVNGFGGDCGAALAEHLGVDKISFTGSTVTGKKIVQAALGNLKKVSLELGGKSPVVVMPDADLALAVPGVALATFFLQGQNCMAGTRIFAHESIHDALVEGVAAFAAGMKLGHGLGPATMQGPMISDAHSAKVMSYIEAGKAAGATLVCGGEKLDRPGNFIPPTIFADCRPDMSIVRDEIFGPVMAVQKFATTDLDEIADLANDTPFGLSGSVWTSDLSTAHRMVKRIRAGHVSINCHGAVGTNIPFGGFGQSGWGREFGREGLDAYLETKAVTARL